Proteins found in one Pocillopora verrucosa isolate sample1 chromosome 12, ASM3666991v2, whole genome shotgun sequence genomic segment:
- the LOC136277211 gene encoding uncharacterized protein yields MISIKPAESRVLFAAVIALSVIVFFSLIVNGILIWRLRRAEPNNRTTIVNSGIPVPSGVHQASEPGVYMELQPRPSDGQSREPPEYQSLDDRRVTQDYYNMGVSEGSLDERGVVYENVE; encoded by the exons ATGATTTCTATTAAACCAG ctGAAAGCCGAGTACTTTTCGCTGCTGTCATCGCTCTTTCTGTCATTGTGTTTTTCTCTCTTATTGTGAATGGTATCCTGATATGGCGGTTAAGACGAGCCGAGCCTAACAATAGAACAACCATAGTAAATAGTGGTATCCCTGTCCCATCTGGTGTTCATCAAGCGTCAGAACCTGGTGTTTATATGGAGCTGCAACCCAGGCCTTCTGACGGGCAGTCACGTGAACCACCTGAATACCAGTCACTGGACGACAGACGAGTGACCCAAGATTACTACAATATGGGAGTTTCGGAAGGAAGCTTGGACGAGAGGGGAGTAGTTTATGAAAATGTGGAGTGA